TGGCCGAGAAACTTCGCCTCCCAAAGTTCGTAACTGTTTTCGTCTCCGTTGAACACTAACCTCTGCCATCTTCCTCCTGTTGTGTCACGCCTGGGCCCATAACCTGTTGAGCTTGaagagttttcttcttcttcggccATGTTCTCTTAATAATACACTCACTTGGTTGATTACTTTGCCCGTTTCTTTTATTGTTAGCAACACAGGAAGGGAATGAGATACATCATTGCTGCAGTTCGCGccaactgaacacacacacggaacaggaagaggaaatgaaaaaacaatcaCCAAAGTaaaatttctttcaaaataaaatgataatcaGAAAACGACAATCAGAAAAAACGTCTCTCCcaacataaaataaatcaatatattTACTCATGAGAACACAAATCTAACAGTGTTTAATACTGCAATTTTAGCTTTTGAAcgtgcagtgtatttttatttatgcttttgtttttatccttCTGTATGCATGTAAACAGAGGTAGGAAATGTAGAAGATGAGTGCATGTATGAAAGTTACTCATTCCATTTCTTTGATCATGTTTTTTCTTACATTCTCTTTTACTGAAGACAAAGTACTCAGAGGTTTTGAGAAAAAGCAGGATATCATGCAGAAAATATTGGAAgaggacagagaaaaacaaagaaaatcagcaGAAGTCCAACAGCCAGCAGTTCAAAAGcaagcagagaagaagaaagatgaTGCAAATATCCAACCCCAAAATGAAGcagatcaaatgaaaaagtctgaaAAACTGTTCCCTAACTCGGTCTTGTTCAAGGAGTGGGGGGCAAATCTCTCTGAAGATGACCAAAGAGAGGCTCAGAGCCTGTATGAGAAGTATGGGTACAATGTTTATCTGAGCGATCGCCTCCCTCTGGATCGACCTCTTCCAGATACCAGAGATCCTCGGTACAACTTTCATTTTATATGATTTTAATCTTTCATTCTCTCTTCTGtacatgcaaagaaaaaaaatccagacagTTTAGTCCACTCAGTTCATTTCTTGCTCAAATATTTCAAATTTCTAAACAAATACAGTGGTATTTCATAtaattctttttaatgaatagGTGTTTGAAAAAGAGTTACCCCAAGGACCTGCCAAGTCTCAGTGTGGTGCTCATCTACCTGGATGAAGCCCTGTCTGTTCTCCAAAGAGCCCTGCGCAGCATCATCGACCGCACTCCTAAAAACCTGCTGAAGGAGATAATAATAGTGGACGACAATAGTTCTAATGGTAGGCTGGTTATAAAGAAAGAACATctgtgacaaaaaaaagtaattatagGGCATGCAGATTATTGTAAGTCAATACAGGCTGTTAACATGTTGTTTTATGTGCACGCCTCTCATTTTCCTTTCCTGTTCACATCTGCCAATTCAAACAAACCATCAAAAGTTGAGTGAAGATCATCATGTCACATGTTTGTGACTAGTTTTCTTGTTTGGACGGCTTATATACATATCTGTGAAAACTGGTGTTCACTCTGTGTTGTAGCATtttgatgacacccagtttgtgctccagtggatgatgagagtcaaaccttaaatactaaTCTGTATGCGTAGGTTTACGTCAAAGACTGATTTCTAGAACAACAAAGTGACCAAGTGTTCCAAGCTTTTGCATAATTTAAAAGCTGAACATGGGTGTAGTATTTTAATTGTAAAAGACACCAAGTGCAGGTGACTTCCACTTAATACCAATATTTACCAGCTGCCATCCAGAAGTCACAATCAAGCATCATGACGTGATTGAAAAGTATTGAACAAGACATCTCACCAGCATTATAGAAAATTTATTGTGTGAAATTGTATGAaccatttccttttttcccctccttcatGCAGGGCTGAACCTCTGCTGACACAGATTAAAGCTGACAGAACTGTGGTGGTTTCCCCGGTGTTTGATAGAGTCAACTTTGATGATCTCAAGGTTACTACATATCATCCCAGTGCACACGCCTTCGACTGGGCTCTGTGGTGCATGTATGAGAGTTTTACACCCGAGTATTACAAACTTAATGACGGTTCACTGCCTGGCAAGTAAGTTCAAGTGAAATCAGCATTTAGCCAATGCAACAGCCttattaactttatttttttcaatctAACTGGTTTAttaaatattgttatatcagTATACAGCTGTAAAATATGGTTCTCTTCTTTGACTTTAGGAGTCCATCTGTCATGGGGATCCTGGTTGCTGATAGAAAGTTTCTGGGGGAAATTGGAGTCCTTGATGAAGCAATGAAAGTGTATGTTGGAGAAAATGTTGAGCTGGGAATTCGTGTGAGTAAAGATCATAGAGTCATGAAGTTCTCTTTCATGGTAAAGTAACTATGATTTCTGTATTTGTCATCTACTTTTTAAGAAAATGCGTATTGTGGACTATAGTTGTAGTTGCATTTTTTATCCTTGCAAAGTGcaattttataatttttaaGTTACACTTTGTTCATGTAGGTATGGACATGTGGAGGCAGTGTTGAAGTTGTTCCATGTTCCAAGATCGCCCACATCGAGAGGGCCCACAAGCCCTACATGCCTGACCTGGGTCCTGCCATGAAGAGAAATGCCCTCAGAGTTGCAGAgatctggatggatgaataCAAGCACAACGTTAACTTGGCTTGGAACATCCCATTTGAGGTGTTTTGTGGCActgacacaaacagcaaatgacacTTTCTTTAAGGGATATTTTATTCTTCTATTATTCTGACAACGCCACCTAGGGGAATTTCACCCCcaggaaatatatatttaagaaaaatagataaaaggaataaaaagagGCCGCACACATTCAAGGATGCACACCGAGGCAGGTTGGCTCCAATattaatacagttttatttatggttaaaataaatgaaatattagAAAGCAAAATGTAGCATCGTTGTTGACAGTGTcctaaagtgaaaataaaacaatcgTGGAACTTGGACTTACCAGCAGCCGTGGacccaaaagaaaatcacacaaaaagaacacAAGCCGGTCTGGCTCCCCACAGGCTGAGATCGGCAACTGAGGCAGTTTAAGGTTCCCAGCACGACACTCGGGCAGAGGATCGCTCCAGCCCGATCACAGAGGCGTGGGTACAAGCAGCAatccagaataaaataaaaccaggtGAACCAGAAAAAGGTAAGCCTACTTAATAAAAACAGTTTCAcgacaagacaagacaagacagCAGGCTCCACTGAGGAGGAGCCCTCACAACAGCAGCTGGGAAGGTGTTTCACTCTTCCGATTGAGGTCGGGCAGTTTGCCACAGAGATGTGAAGGCAGCAATCAAACCCTAAAACAACAGATAAATATAACATTAGCCTCCGGTAATTGTGAATGCTAATAAAAGTAGTTTTAACGGCTTACCCCAGGACCGGAGGCGCTATACTCTCACTGGTGGAGATAACTCGAACACCCCTCTCCGCAACGCCGGGATAAAACAGAAACTACAATAAGCCACAAAAACTATATTACTACAGATTCTAGTACTCGGAAACTTTGAGGCTGtcagaaaatatgaaatagaATTACACAGTTGTGAAATCTTAGCAGGGTCTCGCCAAGTATATGTCTTTACTATGGTGGCATGAGTTGCACTGCATTTACCTACAACACCATACCTCATGCagccacacatgcacacccTGTACAACAAATCCATTTTACTTCACATATTCTATCCCGGTGCACATAAAAGTAAAGTTCATAGGAAATATGGAAACGTCTTTGCCACGCTTTTCTGCAAAACATCTATTATGACAGTTAATGGATTATTGCTTACTTGGTTTGTTCTGTGAAGAGGTTTAAGTTTTATAAGCCTGGTTGATGATCCTGAGGGAGAGTTTGAGATGGCACTGTAGGATTAAGTGCTGGCTAGTAGACTAAGAGCCATGGAGTTGTAAGTTTGCATTTTGCAGCTTTCTTATTTTGTGGTTCATACCACCAACCTGCCTTGTTGTCAGCATCTGTAAATAAATTGCATGTTGGGTGAAGAGAATTCCTGCTTCCAGGTGTTCATCCTTCACTGAGGTGCTATTACAATAACCATCTgacctttctttttattttcacacaCATTTTATTGCTTTACTGTGTTCAACTTTTGgttgagagaaagaagagagaaaaatagaaatggaCAACAAGCATAATCTTATCTGTAATATTTAATGCTTCAAGGCTGTCATTTATCCTAAATGTGCtaatatttttacatcaattaCAACCACAGTGAATTCATGTAAAAGAAAGGAGGCTGAGTAAGTTTTACAAGCACATGAAATTTACTGTGTGTACTTTGAAACCTTTATTGTTAGCCTGATAACGGTTGTTGGCATCACCTCTGCACCTTTACGTCAGTAAAAGACTATTTAATAGCTgtgtgagttttttttctttcagaaatgtttaaactttaagataagatatgATTTATTATACAGCTTGAGTTTTAAAGCCTGTTCAAACAGACACAGAAAGCTGAAATGCTGCAGAGGACATAATTACACTGTGATCCTCTGTGAGAAACCACAATGAAGGTAAACATACGAAGAGTTGGAATAATCGGATCATTTCTGTTGTCACTATACATTTTCATCATCTACACAAATAGAAGTTGTACACCCAGAAAATCTATTCCTGAGGGAGTAGCTGATCAAGAACTTTTAAAGAGAAAACTGGAGAGGATCGAACAGACTCTAAACAAACTGAGTGAGTATCAGTTTCAAAGTTCACATTCTCACACGCTGACTTCTTTTCAACATTATTGATAAAGTTACCCTTCAGTGAAATAGCTTAACCTATTATTAGCTATCACATTGTAAAAATCCACCATTCACAAGAAATGTATGTGTGTCAAAAGTAAATGTGTACTCCCAATCTCATGGCTCTCTTTTTATGAATAGTTGCTCTGTTAAGTCATGGTGGTGTTGGTTGGTGGTTGGTCTGGAGGATGTGCTTCCAGTGTAGAGCAAAATGCTATTGGGATTCTACATCGCCACCACCGCTACCATTACCTGAAAGCAGAACTGAATGAGACAGAGCAAGCCAAGACTGCTAACTATAAGGGTTGCAACCAATGAGAAATCTCCTTTCAATGCTTTTTCTTTAATGCTATTCATTGCATAAAAAAAGAATTGTCCACTAAGGTTTCCTGTGTATAGTTTTCTTGGCGAATGTTGCTGTTAAACACAGCTTGGTCCATCTCATATGGTCTTCAAGCGTATTcatccatttttcatttttatagaCATTGCTTTACCCTGCTCATGTTTTGGTTGTTGTATTTAATCATaacaaataagataagataagataaaactttattaatccctcgggtgggttccccTGGGAAATTCGGTAATATAGATATAAATATGGCCATGATGAAGGTGGtgttgtacattttttttctttttcaatgttAGGAACCCAAAGGGGGAAAGATGCATGCTAGATTTGATCTGTGTGACGAATTTTTGAAGAGCACTTGATAAGTCGAAACAATTCTGccaatttcttctttttttgccccaaCCATGAATAACAGTTTTCATCCTTCTGTTTTTTAACCTCCACAAAAGCAAAGCTAACCGAGGTTTTAGGTCAAAAGAATTTCACAAATTCCATTTTACGAAATGtggacaaagaagaagagaagatcGTTATGCCAAAGTTATACCCAAACTCCGTCCTGTTTACCAAGTGGGGCGATGGCCTGACAGAACAAGAGCAGAAGGAAGCTGAAGGTCTGTTTCAGATTTATGGATACAATGCCTTCCTGAGTAACCAGCTGCCACTTGACAGGAAGCTTCAAGACACAAGAGACAGCAGGTACATTTTATTAATGAGATCCATGACGGTCAagtatttttagttatttatttattttctgctgcaaATTCCAATGTTGTCATCCTTTGTCCTAGAAGAGCTTAAAACTATCTCACTACTCCCAAGTAAACCTCGAAAAACGGGGCTGGGCTAATGGTCTGTTTGAGCTTACTAAAACATTAA
The Maylandia zebra isolate NMK-2024a linkage group LG7, Mzebra_GT3a, whole genome shotgun sequence DNA segment above includes these coding regions:
- the LOC143419647 gene encoding putative polypeptide N-acetylgalactosaminyltransferase 8; translated protein: MSCVCVLLCVLSRWIVWLGGWCVIRMRGTWIKRLLLLVGAVGVMLYFGIFLKNGHQHSVDTKNEMDTPRMKTSSNLEERISDLNKVLRGFEKKQDIMQKILEEDREKQRKSAEVQQPAVQKQAEKKKDDANIQPQNEADQMKKSEKLFPNSVLFKEWGANLSEDDQREAQSLYEKYGYNVYLSDRLPLDRPLPDTRDPRCLKKSYPKDLPSLSVVLIYLDEALSVLQRALRSIIDRTPKNLLKEIIIVDDNSSNGRAEPLLTQIKADRTVVVSPVFDRVNFDDLKVTTYHPSAHAFDWALWCMYESFTPEYYKLNDGSLPGKSPSVMGILVADRKFLGEIGVLDEAMKVYVGENVELGIRVWTCGGSVEVVPCSKIAHIERAHKPYMPDLGPAMKRNALRVAEIWMDEYKHNVNLAWNIPFEVFCGTDTNSK